ATCACACCAATTTTGACCCCAATTCCAACTCTGACCCCGATTCCAACCACTATTCCGACTAGCGTGCCGCCAACCAATACCCCGATTGCTGGCGCATGCCAAATCAGCTATAGCATCAGCAACGATTGGGGTAGTGGTTTTACCGCCGATGTCAGCATTCGCAACAACGGCGCAGCAATCAACAACTGGAATGTGCGCTGGAATTTCGCAGGCAATCAACAAATTAGCAATCTCTGGAATGGAACTGTCAGCCAAACTGGCCAAGCAGTCAGCGTCAACAATGTAGGCTGGAATGGCTTCATTGGTAGTGGTGGAACTGCCAGCTTTGGTTTCCAAGCCAGCTACAATGGCAGCAACCCCAAACCAACCAGCCTTACCCTCAATGGCACAGCTTGTAGCGTCGCGCCATAGGATTGTTGGTATACTAGCCGTTGGTTTATTGCAAGGATGCAGGCAAAACTGCATCCTTGTTTTTGTGTGTAGGAGCAACCTCGATGAAGCAAGCATTCCACTCACGTTGGCTTATTTTGGTTATTTTAGTTGGCCTCGGCCTTACATTACCCCGTCAGCAATCGGCTAGCGCCAATCCGCAAGCATTTACCTTTCCCTACAATCAAGCTTCGGGCATTAGCTACAACGTGACCGATCTCACTCAAGCTTGGAATGAATGGAAAAGCGCTCAAATTACTAGCAACAACGCTGGGGGCGGCGGACGTTTGCGGGTGCTGGGTGGAGTTAGCAATAGCACCACAGTCTCTGAGGGCCAAGGCTATGGCTTGCTCTTCGCCTCATTATTCGATGATCAAGCAACCTTCGACGGTTTATGGCTATTTACTCGTGATTATTTTACCAGTCGAGGCCTGATGCATTGGCACATCGGCAATCCAGGCCAAATTAATGGCAGCGGCGCAGCCACCGATGGCGATGAAGATATCGCCATGGGCCTAGTCAATGCCTGTGTCAAAGTACAACAGGGAGTTTGGCCCGCTAGCAGCAATGGCCTGAATTATTGCACACTTGCCAGCACCATGATCAACAATATTTATAGCTATGAAGTTGATCATGCTGGCAGCAACCCACCCGCTGGCTTGCCCAACAATGAAGGCAACGAACTACTGCCAGGTGATTCATGGTCAACCGCGACCGAATATCCTCAAGGTATTGTTAATCTTTCATATTTCTCGCCTGGCTATAGCACGGTCTTTGGCAAATTTACCAACAAAAATCCTGAATGGGCCGCCGTCAACACCCGCAACTACGCCATCACCAACTTGGTGCAAGCCAAAGCAGGCAATTGTTCCAAACTTGTACCCAATTGGAATCAATATGACGGTGATGTGCAATATGTTTCGTGGCAACCAGAAGAATCGGCTTGGTGGAGCTATGATGCAGCGCGGTTTGCATGGCGCATTGCCATCGACAAGGCGTGGTACAACACCAACAACTCACGCGAAACCATGAACGAAATTGGTGGTTTTTTCAGCAGCGTGGGCATCGACAACCTGCAAGCACGCTATCGGCTTGACGGCAC
This genomic interval from Herpetosiphon gulosus contains the following:
- a CDS encoding glycosyl hydrolase family 8; protein product: MKQAFHSRWLILVILVGLGLTLPRQQSASANPQAFTFPYNQASGISYNVTDLTQAWNEWKSAQITSNNAGGGGRLRVLGGVSNSTTVSEGQGYGLLFASLFDDQATFDGLWLFTRDYFTSRGLMHWHIGNPGQINGSGAATDGDEDIAMGLVNACVKVQQGVWPASSNGLNYCTLASTMINNIYSYEVDHAGSNPPAGLPNNEGNELLPGDSWSTATEYPQGIVNLSYFSPGYSTVFGKFTNKNPEWAAVNTRNYAITNLVQAKAGNCSKLVPNWNQYDGDVQYVSWQPEESAWWSYDAARFAWRIAIDKAWYNTNNSRETMNEIGGFFSSVGIDNLQARYRLDGTSVDNYRGVFFVANAAAAIWAAPAPQAVNCGAATASLKTTPQQAYNAVLATKDTPNSYYPNAWRLLSMLLLTGNFPNLYEMAQSGNGGTATPTATLTITRTPTNTPTRTATTTPSNTATRTPTGTPATITVTPSRTPTTAPTITRTPTIAPNLNFRMYLPFAKSNS